The following are encoded in a window of Lagenorhynchus albirostris chromosome 3, mLagAlb1.1, whole genome shotgun sequence genomic DNA:
- the IRX1 gene encoding iroquois-class homeodomain protein IRX-1 encodes MSFPQLGYPQYLSPAGPGAYGGERPGVLAAAAAAAAAASSGRPGAAELGAGAGAAAVTSVLGMYAAAGPYAGAPNYSAFLPYAADLSLFSQMGSQYELKDNPGVHPATFAAHTAPAYYPYGQFQYGDPGRPKNATRESTSTLKAWLNEHRKNPYPTKGEKIMLAIITKMTLTQVSTWFANARRRLKKENKVTWGARSKDQEDGTLFGSDTEGDPEKAEDDEEIDLESIDIDKIDEHDGDQSNEDDEDKAEAPRAPAAPAALARDQGSPLAAADTFKPQDSPLGLAKEVPEPGSTRLLSPGAAAGGLQGAPHSKPKIWSLAETATSPDGAPKASPPPAGHAGAHGPPAGAPLQHPAFLPSHGLYTCHIGKFSNWTNGAFLTQGSLLNVRSFLGVGAPHGPHLSAPPPPPQPPVTVAAGVLHGDKASSRSSPSLPERDLIPRPDSPAQPLKSPFQPVRDNSLAPQEGTPRILAALPSA; translated from the exons ATGTCCTTCCCGCAGCTGGGCTACCCGCAGTACCTGAGCCCCGCGGGGCCCGGCGCCTACGGCGGCGAGCGCCCGGGAGTGCTGGCCGCGGCTGCCGcggcggccgccgccgcctcgtCGGGCCGGCCCGGGGCGGCGGAGCTgggcgcgggcgcgggcgcggCCGCCGTCACCTCGGTGCTGGGCATGTACGCGGCGGCCGGCCCGTACGCGGGCGCGCCCAACTACAGCGCCTTCCTGCCCTACGCCGCGGACCTCAGCCTCTTCTCGCAGATG GGTTCACAGTATGAGCTCAAGGACAACCCCGGGGTGCACCCCGCCACCTTCGCCGCCCACACGGCGCCGGCCTATTACCCCTACGGGCAGTTCCAGTACGGGGATCCTGGGCGGCCCAAGAACGCCACGCGCGAGAGCACGAGCACCCTCAAGGCCTGGCTCAACGAGCACCGCAAGAACCCCTACCCCACCAAGGGCGAGAAGATCATGCTGGCCATCATCACCAAGATGACCCTCACGCAGGTCTCCACCTGGTTCGCCAACGCGCGCCGGCGCCTCAAGAAGGAGAACAAGGTGACGTGGGGCGCGCGCAGCAAGGACCAGGAGGACGGCACTCTCTTCGGAAGCGATACCGAGGGGGACCCTGAGAAGGCCGAGGACGACGAGGAGATCGACCTGGAGAGCATCGACATCGACAAGATCGACGAGCACGACGGCGACCAGAGCAACGAGGATGACGAGGACAAAGCCGAGGCGCCGCGCGCGCCCGCCGCGCCTGCCGCCCTCGCCCGGGACCAGGGCTCGCCGCTGGCGGCCGCCGACACGTTCAAGCCCCAAGACTCCCCCCTGGGCCTGGCCAAGGAGGTCCCGGAGCCTGGCAGCACGCGCCTGCTGAGTCCGGGCGCCGCGGCGGGCGGCCTGCAGGGCGCGCCGCACAGCAAGCCCAAGATCTGGTCGCTGGCCGAGACGGCCACCAGCCCCGACGGCGCGCCCAAGGCCTCGCCGCCTCCCGCCGGCCATGCGGGCGCGCACGGGCCCCCCGCGGGCGCGCCGCTGCAACACCCGGCCTTCCTGCCCAGCCACGGACTGTACACCTGCCACATCGGCAAGTTCTCCAACTGGACCAACGGCGCGTTCCTCACGCAGGGCTCGCTGCTCAACGTGCGCTCCTTCCTGGGCGTTGGCGCGCCCCACGGCCCGCACCTgtccgcgccgccgccgccgccgcagccacCCGTCACCGTGGCCGCGGGGGTGCTCCACGGCGACAAGGCCTCGTCCCGCAGCAGCCCCTCGCTCCCAG AGAGAGACCTCATCCCCAGGCCGGACTCGCCGGCACAGCCGTTAAAGTCGCCCTTCCAGCCCGTGCGCGACAA CTCGCTGGCCCCGCAGGAGGGGACGCCGAGGATCCTAGCAGCCCTCCCATCAGCCTGA